Part of the Micromonospora inyonensis genome, CTGTGCGTGCCGCGTCGAGCGCCAGGACGAGCAGGTCGTGCCACTCGGTGAAGTAGCGCCGCATCTGGAACAGCGGCGAGGTGATGTTGACCAGTTCCCAGCACGCCGCCGCGTGTCCCTCCTCGGCGGCCCGCCGGGCGACGACGGCCAGCGCGGCCCGTTCCCCCTCGAACCAGGTGACCGGTTCCTCGGCGGGACGGATCCGCTGGGCGTCGTCGACCGCGTACCGCTCGACGGAGACGCGGACCGTCTGGTACGGCCCACCGTGTATCGCCCGGTAGGCGCCGTCCGCCATCGACAGCCACGCGCCGAACACCCGGGTGCGCGCCGCCGCCAGCTCGCGGCGGTCCTCCTCGGCGTCGGCCCGCTCGCGCGCGAAGAGGCGCACGAGGTGGTGCAGGCGGAACCGGGAGCCGCTCGCCGGATCGGCCTCGGCGACGTCCACCAGTTGTCCGTCGAACAGCTCCTCCAGCAGCGTCTCGCCCCGCGTGGCGCTGACGTCCAGCAGTGCCGCCGCGATCCAGGAGTCGGTGTAGGCCAGATCGACGTGACCGGTCAGGCGCAGCAGTCGCTGCGCGGCCGGGGAGAGCCCGGCGTAGCTGATCGCCAGGCTCGCCCGCACGTCCAGCTCGTGGTAGCTGAACTGGTCGAGCCGCCCGCTCTCGTCGCGCAGCATCCCGCTCAGCTTCGCCACGCTCCAGTGTGGCTTGGCCGCGAGCCGGGTACCGAGCACGCGCAGTGCCAGCGGGAGGAATCCGCACTGGCGGCACAGCTCGGCCGCGGCCTCCGGCTCGGCCCGCAGCCGGGCGCTGCCGGCGACGTGCCCCAGCAGCTCCACCGCCTGCCCCGGCTCGAAGATCTCCAGCCGCAGCGCGGGTGCGCCGAAGGTCGAGCCGAGGTGGGTACGACCGTTGATGATGACCGCGCACCGGCGTCCGGCCGGCACGAGCGGGGCGATCTGGTCGTCGGAGGCCGCGTTGTCGAGCACCACCAGCACCCGGCGCTCGGCGAGCAGGTCGCGGTAGAGTTCGGCCCGCTCCTCGATGGTCTCCGGCACCGCCGCGCCGTCGACGCCGAGCGCCCGCAGGAAGCGTCCGAGCACCTCGGACGGGTCGATCGGTGTGCGGTGGTCGGGCCCGCGCAGGTTGGCGTACATCTGCCCGTCCGGGAAGTCCGCCTGGAGGGTGTGCGCGACGTGCACCGACAGGGCCGTCTTGCCCACCCCGCCCGGGCCGATCACGGCCACCACCGCCACCCCGGTGCGGGTCGGCGCGGTGAGCAACCGGCGGATCCGGTCGATCTCGGCCGTACGACCGGTGAAATCGTTCACGTCCGGCGGCAGCAGCCGGGGTACGCCACCACGGAAGGCCACCCCCGACTGGTCGGCGACGCCGGCCGGCAGGACCTCGTCCGGAGGCTCGACCGGCTCGCCCTCACCCTCGCGCAGGATGGACAGGTGCAGCCGCTGGACGTCCGGCTGCGGGTCGACCCCGAACTCGTCGGCCAGCCAGCGGCGCCACTCGTCGTAGTAGCTGAGTGCCTCCGCGCTGCGGCCGACCCGGGTCAGGGCGAGCATGAGCTGGCCGACGAGCCGCTCGCGGGCGGGATTGACCCGGGCGGTCGCGAGGAGTTCGTCCACGATGCGCTGCTGGTTTCCGAGCCCCAGTTCCAGGTCGAACAGTTCCTCGGTGGCGGTCAGGCGCGCGGACTCCAGCCCCTGGCAGAGGGTCGCGCAGAGGGCGTTGGGCACGTCCCCGCCCAGTACCGGCCCACGCCACAGGTCCAGGGCCCGCCGCAGCGTCCCGATGGCGGTCGTGCCGTCCCGTTCGGCGCGGGAGGCCCGGACCAGGGTGAGGAAATGCTGCGCGTCGATCGCCTCGGCCGCGGACTCCAGCAGGTAACCGCTGCTGCGGGTGCGCAGACGCACGGCCGCGTCGGCGGGTCCGTTGAGGACGGCGCGTAGCTCGCTGACCCGGGTCTGCACGACGGCCCGCGCCTGGCGGGGAGGCGAGTCGCCCCAGAGCAGGTCGATCAGCTGACTGGCCGAGACCAGTTCGTTGGCGCGGAGCGCGAGGATGCCGAGGATCAGACGCTGCTGACGCCGGGCGAGCCGCACCGGGGCGCCGGCGTGCCACACCTCCACCGGCCCCAGTATGCGAACTTCCACGCCACACCCCCCACGTTGGAGTTTCCGCGACGATACTCCTCGCGACGGTGTTCCCCGCCCTACGTGTCGGGTAGCCGCCCAGTGGGAACCGCTCCCAACCCGCGTTCGTGAGGTTCGATGGAAGCGGGCGGGAAGCGTTTGGGAAGACCGGCCTTGCGACACTGTGCGCGCCGGCCCCGACGCGCCGGTCCGCTGTGATGTCAGGAGGAACGACCCATGCCCGTCCACGACGGACTCGCCACCGCCCCGGCCGCCGGCGATTCCCTGCCCACCCTCGAGGTCAGCAAGCTGGACCGGGACATCCTGCGTCAACTGGCCGCGGGCCATACCGACGAGGCGACGGCGGTGCGGCTGAACGTGAGCCCGCGCACGGTCCGTCGCCGGGTGGCCCTGATCGGCGAGCAGTTGGGGGTGCAGGGCCGGTTCGGCCTCGGCGTCGCCGCCGCCCAGCTCGGACTCGTGTCGGTCCGCCGGCGCTGACCGCTACCGGGACTCCTCCGGCCACCGGGCTTCGCGGATGCGCCGGTCGGTGAAGGCCCATCCGACGGCGAGCGCCAGGACGCCGGCCAGGGTGAGGATCGCGTACGCGGCCGGGAGCCGCTCCAGCAGCTGGCCGGAGGCGAAGAGACCGAGTGACGCCCCGGCCCCGAGCACCGTCATGAAGGCTGTGAACGTCCGGCCGCGCTGCTCGTCGGGCACCTGCCGGAAGATCAGGATGTCGACGAGCACCCGCATCGACGGCCCGCCGAGGCCGAGCAGGAACAGCGCGGACGCCAGCCACCAGGCTCCCCAGGGCAGGGCCAGCGCGCTGATGAACGCCACCGCCGTTGCGCCGAGAACCAGCATCAGCGTGCCCGGGGAGAACGCGCGGTGCAGCGGGCGGACCAGCAGGGTGCCGGCGAGCCCGCCGACCGCCAACCCGGCCGAGGTCAATCCGATCATGGTGGGGGAGGCCCCGGCGCGGTCCAGCATCACCAGCACGATGAGGAAGACCGGTGCCGTGACCATGTTCAGCGCGGCGGCGAAGAGCGTGCTGTGCCGCAGGGTCGGCACCCGCCAGAGCAGGACGAGTCCGGTGAGGGCCCGGCGGACCGTCCCGCCCTCCTCGACCGGTGCGGCCGGGGTGTCGTCGCGCCGGGGAACCCGGACGAAGACGGCGCAGATCAACGACACCGTGAACGACACCGCGGTCGCGACGAAGGGCAGCAGGGTGGCCCCGCTGTAGAGCAGGCCGCCCAGCGGTGGTCCGCCGAGGGCCGCCGCGTGGGTGCGCACCTCCTCCTGGGTCAGCGCGGCGGTGAGCTGCCGGGGTGGTACGACCGCCCGGACCAGGAGCATCCGCGCCGAGCCGCCGAGCGGTCCCACCGTACCCACGACGACGGCGACCCCCAGCAGGTGCGGCAGGGTGACGGCGTCGAGGAGGACCGCCGCCAGGACGCTCGCCGAGGCGGTCGCCCGGGCGGTCTCCATCACGATGAGCAGCTTCCGCCGGTCGTAGGTGTCGGCGACGCTGCCGGCGGGGATCCCGACCAGCAGGGCCATGAAGAGCTGCACGCCGCCGAACGCGCCCGCCCAGCCGGGGGAGCCGGTGATGGCCAGGACCATCAGGGGATAGACGAGGTCGGTGATCTCCCGACCGAGGAAGGCGAAGGCCGAGCCGCTCCACAGCAGCTGGAAGTCGCGGTTGCGGCGCAGCGGTCGCTCCGCGGCCACCGCCGCGTCGAGCGCGCCCGACATGCCGGGGTGGACACTCATCGCGGGTCTCCTGTCGGGTCGGGACGGGTTCCGGCCTCGGTGGCGTGGTCGTCGGCGAGGATCCGGTACAGGTCATGTCGGGCCGTGTCCAGTACCCGGACGGCCCGGGTCAGCTGGTCGTCGGTGCCGG contains:
- a CDS encoding MFS transporter; this encodes MSVHPGMSGALDAAVAAERPLRRNRDFQLLWSGSAFAFLGREITDLVYPLMVLAITGSPGWAGAFGGVQLFMALLVGIPAGSVADTYDRRKLLIVMETARATASASVLAAVLLDAVTLPHLLGVAVVVGTVGPLGGSARMLLVRAVVPPRQLTAALTQEEVRTHAAALGGPPLGGLLYSGATLLPFVATAVSFTVSLICAVFVRVPRRDDTPAAPVEEGGTVRRALTGLVLLWRVPTLRHSTLFAAALNMVTAPVFLIVLVMLDRAGASPTMIGLTSAGLAVGGLAGTLLVRPLHRAFSPGTLMLVLGATAVAFISALALPWGAWWLASALFLLGLGGPSMRVLVDILIFRQVPDEQRGRTFTAFMTVLGAGASLGLFASGQLLERLPAAYAILTLAGVLALAVGWAFTDRRIREARWPEESR
- a CDS encoding LuxR C-terminal-related transcriptional regulator → MPVHDGLATAPAAGDSLPTLEVSKLDRDILRQLAAGHTDEATAVRLNVSPRTVRRRVALIGEQLGVQGRFGLGVAAAQLGLVSVRRR
- a CDS encoding AfsR/SARP family transcriptional regulator; the encoded protein is MEVWHAGAPVRLARRQQRLILGILALRANELVSASQLIDLLWGDSPPRQARAVVQTRVSELRAVLNGPADAAVRLRTRSSGYLLESAAEAIDAQHFLTLVRASRAERDGTTAIGTLRRALDLWRGPVLGGDVPNALCATLCQGLESARLTATEELFDLELGLGNQQRIVDELLATARVNPARERLVGQLMLALTRVGRSAEALSYYDEWRRWLADEFGVDPQPDVQRLHLSILREGEGEPVEPPDEVLPAGVADQSGVAFRGGVPRLLPPDVNDFTGRTAEIDRIRRLLTAPTRTGVAVVAVIGPGGVGKTALSVHVAHTLQADFPDGQMYANLRGPDHRTPIDPSEVLGRFLRALGVDGAAVPETIEERAELYRDLLAERRVLVVLDNAASDDQIAPLVPAGRRCAVIINGRTHLGSTFGAPALRLEIFEPGQAVELLGHVAGSARLRAEPEAAAELCRQCGFLPLALRVLGTRLAAKPHWSVAKLSGMLRDESGRLDQFSYHELDVRASLAISYAGLSPAAQRLLRLTGHVDLAYTDSWIAAALLDVSATRGETLLEELFDGQLVDVAEADPASGSRFRLHHLVRLFARERADAEEDRRELAAARTRVFGAWLSMADGAYRAIHGGPYQTVRVSVERYAVDDAQRIRPAEEPVTWFEGERAALAVVARRAAEEGHAAACWELVNITSPLFQMRRYFTEWHDLLVLALDAARTAGDRLGEATMLYRLAMHSTDRREFSRAEEYIARSLEIFATTGSLHGRALVNAFAASLSRIKGHEREALVRYKEVLPELVDARDWSSAALTLRGIGQIHLNQQDHSTADHYFDQALDMCRLGGSTRLEAQVLFWQGMLRVRQERFTEAEPLFSRVLSASRQLGDLTGEGQALHGLSLCYQGLGQAERARSTLHTALVLCRQPRPTLLEGTIRRALDELESATGGRNRSTVPSGADTLPRVD